In Bacteriovorax stolpii, a single genomic region encodes these proteins:
- a CDS encoding GNAT family N-acetyltransferase — protein MTTSSQIACIHSGHKLHDEWMLYISPRFLTYSPKHPLFIKTQNYTLKTANHLSELVELFRMRHHIFFNETGITDDHNLDLDDFDSLCDHLVIRSNQTGEICGTYRMLSSTHSLKFYSQGEFNLDTFVKSEGVKLELGRACIHPEHRNGAVIDLLWRGIGEYARLTNASYLFGCSSVMTVSPVMAKAIVKTMKANNMTSEEFAIKPTAKYKMSLSKVTGEDIFEEKFIMGQIPSLLRSYINAGAKVFGHPALDKDFQCIDFLTILNLKELNSSYEKRYFKKSEG, from the coding sequence ATGACAACTAGTTCTCAAATTGCTTGCATTCACTCAGGACACAAGCTGCACGATGAATGGATGTTATACATTTCACCGCGCTTTTTAACATACAGTCCGAAACATCCGCTCTTTATCAAGACTCAAAATTATACACTTAAAACGGCCAACCATCTCTCGGAATTGGTTGAGCTCTTTCGCATGCGACACCATATTTTTTTCAATGAAACAGGAATCACTGATGATCACAATCTGGATTTAGATGATTTTGATTCTCTTTGTGATCACCTGGTGATCCGTTCAAACCAAACAGGTGAAATTTGCGGGACTTACCGCATGCTTTCGAGCACTCATTCATTAAAGTTTTACTCGCAAGGTGAATTTAATCTGGATACTTTTGTGAAGTCTGAAGGTGTGAAGCTGGAGTTGGGAAGGGCCTGTATCCATCCGGAGCACAGAAATGGAGCCGTGATTGATCTTCTTTGGAGAGGAATCGGGGAGTATGCAAGGCTGACGAATGCTAGTTACCTTTTTGGATGTAGCAGTGTGATGACTGTTTCCCCAGTTATGGCCAAGGCGATTGTGAAGACTATGAAAGCTAACAATATGACATCAGAAGAGTTTGCTATTAAGCCAACAGCTAAATATAAAATGAGCCTTTCTAAAGTGACAGGTGAAGATATTTTCGAAGAGAAATTCATCATGGGGCAAATTCCCTCACTGCTTCGCAGTTATATCAATGCAGGAGCAAAAGTTTTTGGGCATCCGGCACTGGATAAAGATTTTCAATGCATCGATTTTTTGACTATACTTAATCTCAAAGAACTCAATTCTTCTTATGAGAAGAGGTATTTTAAAAAGTCGGAAGGTTAA
- a CDS encoding M20/M25/M40 family metallo-hydrolase gives MLDLALPLVTPPFPVAETLSGLDFLEELVGMDSQTKNVEGVNRVQRKIALKLKELGFVCSFIPNLESETGDLLYAVKPGETSEQISFIGHADTVCSPDQDFYFKIHYASQTLTGPGIGDDKGSIVMALESLRSFFAAHPTHHHTYAFVCSPCEETGSIGFHSFFKEVGEKSKIVFGLEPALFNGSLISSRNGNRWYNINIKGKASHAGRFGEPFINAAHHACEFISKLHPLNDIDNKIKVNVGTMRGGMDRYNVICDTMEIKLDTRFPSLEARDEIDQAIRSLIDNSSVECFYTKEQCQTAIEIVDDCPPLPLQPDHHLLLLKYVDVIEEIEGERCDLEHSGGAADINYFARPGLIYLDGVGPKTKGMHTKNEEMCLKSFYSRQYALTKMLTLLEKGDFYDN, from the coding sequence TTGTTAGACTTGGCGCTACCTTTAGTGACACCTCCTTTCCCGGTTGCTGAAACGCTTTCAGGGTTGGATTTTCTCGAAGAGCTGGTGGGAATGGATTCCCAGACGAAGAATGTCGAAGGCGTTAACCGCGTTCAGAGAAAAATTGCTCTAAAACTGAAGGAATTAGGTTTTGTTTGCAGCTTTATTCCCAACCTTGAATCAGAGACAGGTGATTTACTCTACGCTGTTAAACCAGGTGAAACAAGTGAGCAAATCAGTTTTATTGGACACGCAGACACTGTGTGTTCTCCTGATCAAGATTTTTATTTCAAAATCCATTACGCTTCACAAACTTTGACCGGGCCTGGAATTGGCGATGACAAAGGAAGCATTGTGATGGCCCTTGAATCTCTCAGAAGCTTTTTTGCTGCTCACCCCACTCATCATCACACTTATGCTTTTGTTTGTTCACCATGTGAAGAAACAGGCTCAATTGGTTTTCACAGCTTCTTTAAAGAAGTGGGAGAAAAATCAAAAATTGTTTTTGGATTAGAGCCGGCCCTCTTTAATGGATCGTTGATCTCGTCTCGAAATGGAAACCGTTGGTACAATATCAATATCAAAGGTAAAGCAAGCCATGCAGGACGTTTTGGTGAACCTTTTATTAATGCCGCTCACCATGCCTGTGAGTTTATTTCAAAACTCCATCCGCTCAACGACATCGACAACAAAATTAAAGTCAATGTCGGGACAATGAGAGGGGGAATGGACCGCTACAATGTGATTTGCGACACTATGGAAATCAAATTAGACACTCGATTTCCAAGTTTAGAGGCCAGAGACGAGATCGATCAGGCAATTAGAAGTCTGATCGATAACTCTTCTGTGGAGTGTTTCTACACCAAAGAGCAGTGCCAGACTGCCATTGAAATTGTCGATGACTGCCCACCTCTGCCGCTGCAACCGGATCATCATCTACTTCTTTTAAAATATGTTGATGTGATTGAAGAAATTGAAGGAGAAAGATGTGATCTGGAGCACTCTGGTGGTGCTGCTGACATCAATTATTTTGCCAGACCAGGGCTGATTTATCTCGATGGTGTGGGGCCAAAAACAAAAGGCATGCACACTAAAAATGAAGAAATGTGTTTAAAGAGTTTTTACTCTCGCCAATATGCACTTACTAAAATGCTTACTCTCTTAGAGAAAGGAGATTTTTATGACAACTAG